The following DNA comes from Clostridia bacterium.
TTCAGTAGCCTGTAATCCGTATTCACCACTGGAAACCACGTTTCCTCTGGTTGCAACGCCTTTCATTCTACCTCTCATAACTTTTCTATGTTTAACCCTTTTAGGCATTAACATTATGCTTCTCCTCCTTCCGCCTTTTTCGCTTTCTTAACAGCAGGAAGAACTTCACCTTTATATATCCATACTTTAACACCGAGCTTTCCATATGTTGTGTCTGCTTCCGCAAAGCCATAATCTATATCAGCTCTTAAAGTCTGTAAGGGAATAGTTCCTTCATGATAATGCTCAGTCCTTGCAATTTCAGCACCGCCAAGACGTCCTGCAACTGCAGTTTTTATACCTTTGGCACCCAACTTCATTGCTCTTGACATAGCCTGCTTCATAGCTCTTCTGAAAGATATTCTCTTTTCAAGCTGTGATGCTATGTTTTCTGCTACAAGCTGAGCCTCAACCTCAGGCATTTTGATCTCAGTTATGTTTATAAGTACGCTCTTCTGAGACATTTTCTCTAATTCTTTCCTGAGTTCTTCAATACCTGTACCGCCTTTTCCGATTACTAATCCGGGCTTAGCAGTATTTATATTAATTTTGATCTTGTTAGCAGCTCTTTCTATCTCAATTCTTGATATGCCGGAAATATATAATTTCTTCTTTATATATTTTCTCAACTTTACGTCTTCTACTAAAAGCTCGCTAAAATTCTTATCATTGGCATACCATTTTGTATCCCAATCCTTTATAATACCAATACGGAGTCCGTGTGGATTTACCTTCTGGCCCATTATCTAACCTCCTTTTCCTTTATTTTTTTTCCTTTAATACTAATGTTATATGGCTTGTTCTTTTTCTGATTCTGTTAGCTCTACCTTGAGCTCTAGGCATTATTCTCTTTAATGTAGGACCCTGAGTAGCATTTGCCTCAGCCACATAAAGTTCATCTCTATTCAATCCGTTGTTATTGGTTGCATTTGATTCTGCTGATTTCAAAAGTTTGTATAGTAATTCTGAAGCCGCTTTGGGAGTATATTTTACTATACCGTAAGCCTCATCTATACCTTTACCTTTTATTAAATCCAGAACAATTTTAACTTTTCTTGATGATATACGAGCATATTTAAGAATAGCTCTTCCTTCATCTTTACCTATACCTAAAACCTTCTTCTCCTTCTTTGTGAGTAAAGCAGGTTTGTTGTATTTTTTATGAGTTGAGTTGTATTTTGCTAATAACTCATCCTTTTGCTTAAGAAGTTCGTCTTTAGATAAAACCTTCTTCTCCACTGGATTTCCTCCTTTCGACGTCTTCGACTTAAGGTTAGGCCCTGGATTACAGATAAAGTGGCATATTCCATCTATCTTTTACCTACTGCCTACTACCATGCCGAAGAAATAATTATTATTTCAACGATGTTGACCTCTCTGTATGGCCGCCATGTCCCTTAAAGGTTCTGGTAGGAGCAAATTCTCCCAACTTATGGCCTACCATGTCTTCTGTCAAATATATAGGAACGTGTTTTTTGCCGTCATAAACTGCTATTGTGTGTCCAACCATCTGTGGAAAAATAGTTGATGCTCTTGACCAAGTCTTCAGAACTTTTTTGTCATTTACCTTATTCATTTCTTCTATTTTTTTAAGAAGCTTTGCATCTACATAAGGTCCCTTTTTTAACGATCTGCTCATATCCTTAATCCTCCTTCCTGCACGCTATTAGCGTAGTTTATGGTTTAAGGCTTAATAGTCCTAAATTCAACTTTTTACTCAAACCCTAAACGTTAAACAGGTTATTTCTGATTTCTTCTCTTAACGATAAATTTATCAGATTTGTTTTTCTTCTTCCTTGTCTTGTATCCCAATGTAGGCTTACCCCATGGAGTTACCGGACTTGGTCTTCCGATAGGTGATTTACCTTCACCACCACCGTGCGGATGGTCTACTGGATTCATTACAACACCACGTACTGTAGGTCTGATACCCATCCATCTCTTTCTTCCGGCTTTTCCTATTGAGATATTTTCGTGATCTATATTGCTAACCTGTCCGAGTGTAGCTTTGCATTCAAGCCTGAACAGTCTAACTTCGCCTGAAGGCAATCTTACTGAAGCATATTGTCCTTCTTTAGCCATTAACTGTGCAGCGTTTCCTGCAGCTCTTACAATCTGCGCACCCTTTCCTGGCTTCAACTCAATATTGTGAATCATTGAACCAACAGGTATATTATGAAGGGGTAATGCATTTCCAGGTCTTATATCTGCATTTTCGCCTGATTCTACTGTATCTCCAACTTTCAAATTAACAGGTGCTATTATATACCTTTTTTCACCGTCAATGTACTGGAGAAGGGCAATATTTGCAGTTCTGTTTGGATCGTATTCTATAGCAACTACTTTTGATTTTATTCCGTCTTTATCCCTTTTGAAGTCTATTACTCTGTACTTCTGTTTTGCACCGCCACCCTGGTGACGAACAGTGATCCTACCGTAAGAGTTTCTACCGCCGTTTTTCTTTAAAGGTTCCAACAATGACTTTTCTGGTTCTTTCTTTGTTATCTCCTCAAAAGTTGACACTGTCATAAATCTTCTGGCGGGAGTAGTAGGACTATACTTTTTTACTGCCATTTTCTTCTCACTCCTTTATAAACTGAATCTTGCCTCGGAATTATTGAGCTACGCCAAATTCCTCAATGCTTGTCTTGTATTTCTTGTTGGTTGCAACTTCTTTGCCGCCCTTTTCCTTGTAAGCTACAGGCTTAGGATCGAGGTCGATCTTAACAATTGCTTTTTTCCAGTCAGGTCTTGGTCCCTGGTGGACACCCATTCTCTTGATTTTTCCTTCAAAGTTCATGGTGTTTACTTGAAGTACTTTTACATTGAAAAGCTTTTCAACTGCTACTTTGATCTCAGTTTTAGTTGCCTTAGGATCTACAATGAAGGTGTACTTTCCGCTTGCGATCTCCATATTGCTTTTCTCAGTAACAAAAGGCTTTCTGATAATATCTTCTGGGCTTCTCATTATGCGTACACCTCCTCAACTTTTGATACGGCATCCTTAGTGATCAGGAATTTGTCATGCTTTAAAATATCAAATACGTTGATTGTATTTACTAAAGCTGTTTTAACCCCGGGGATGTTTCTTGCTGACTTTTCAACATTATCATCCTTTCCGGAGATAACAACCAATACGCTTGAATCAACTTTGAGGTTCTTTAAAACTTCTACCATTTGTTTTGTTTTGATTTTGTCAAAACCGAAGTTATCGAGAACAAAGATATCCTGGCCTGCTACCTTTGATGTCAAAGCAGACTTAAGGGCAATTCTCTTAACCTTCTTTGGCAATGTGTATCTATAGCTCCTAGGCTTAGGTCCTAATACGATACCACCTTTGATCCACTGAGCAGAACGGATACTTCCCTGTCTTCCTCTACCGGTTCCTTTTTGTCTCCAAGGCTTTCTACCGCCGCCTCTAACTTCACTCTTTGTCTTAGTAGACTGAGTACCTTGTCTCAAATTTGCTAACTGGTTTACTACTGCTGCGTGCATCGCTTCTTTGTTTACTTCAACTCCGAATACGGTGTCACTCAGGCTTACGTTACCAACCACTTCGCCTTTTACATTATATAAATCAACTTTTGGCATGTCTTTTCCTCCCTTCGTGCTTATTATTTACCAGACTTAACGGTATCCTTGATTACCAGAAGACCACCTTTAGGTCCTGGTACTGCGCCTTTAACAAGAAGCAGGTTTCTTTCAGTGTCAACTCTAACGATGTCGAGATTCTGAACTGTTATGTTGTCAACACCCATATGTCCAGGTAATTTCTTACCTTTGAATACCCTAGCAGGATTTGTATTAGCACTCATTGAACCGACTCTTCTATGGTACATTGAACCGTGTGTTTCTGCGCCGCCTTTTTGTCCGTAACGCTTGATTGTACCCTGAAAACCTTTACCCTTGGATACGCCGCTTACGTCCACTTTATCTCCAGCTTGGAACATGTCCGCTACTTTAATTTCCTGTCCAACTTCATACTTTTCAGAATCTGTTGCTCTGAATTCTTTCAAGAATTTCTTTGGCGCTACCTTAACTTTAGCGAACAAACCTTTTTCCGGCTTGTTAAGCTTCTTTTCTTCAACGTCTGAGAAACCAACCTTTACAGAGTTGTAACCATCGTTGTCAACAGTCTTTTTCTGTACTACTGTAACAGGGCCAGCCTGGATTACTGTAACAGGGATTGAAAGACCGTCTTCATTAAAGATCTGGGTCATACCAACTTTGGTGCCCATGATGAACTTATTCATTTTTTTCCCTCCTATGGTTATTGGTTCACATTGAATAGGATGTGAACTTGACCTATTGTTAACACACTTGCATTACATTTTGATAAGACTCAATATCAAAGGCCCTTTTGTTGCCAGCGGCTACCTTCCTATTATGTCTTTAATCTTACAGTTTGATTTCGATATCAACACCTGCAGGAAGATCCAATCTCATCAAGGAATCTACTGTCTTCGGTGTTGGAAGAAGAATGTCGATCAGTCTTTTGTGAGTTCTCATTTCGAACTGTTCACGAGAATCCTTGTACTTGTGAGGAGCTCTCAAAATAGTGATGATTTCCTTCTCTGTCGGCAACGGCACTGGACCAGACACTTTAGCGCCTGTTCTCTTTGCAGTTTCAACAATCTTTTCTGCGGATTGATCAAGAAGCTGATGATCAAATGCTTTTAATCTGATTCTGATTTTTTGCTTGCTTGCCATACATAAACCTCCTTTAAATTGAAGCGGATAATTTTTTGTTACGTACAACAAGTAATTTCTGTACACTATGCCGGGTGTTTCATTGTTTCCTATATAAAAACCCAGATTAGTCCTGACAAAAAGTCAGTATAAACCTGGGCCGTAGCATCAAACCAACACACCAAACGTGCGTTATGCAAAATGTACAGTGACTTGTCGCCCGGTTTCAAGAATCGGACATTCTCTGCGAAAGTTCCCTACTTCTACGAGTAGCAATCTCCCGCTTCA
Coding sequences within:
- the rpsS gene encoding 30S ribosomal protein S19, with protein sequence MSRSLKKGPYVDAKLLKKIEEMNKVNDKKVLKTWSRASTIFPQMVGHTIAVYDGKKHVPIYLTEDMVGHKLGEFAPTRTFKGHGGHTERSTSLK
- the rplC gene encoding 50S ribosomal protein L3; translated protein: MNKFIMGTKVGMTQIFNEDGLSIPVTVIQAGPVTVVQKKTVDNDGYNSVKVGFSDVEEKKLNKPEKGLFAKVKVAPKKFLKEFRATDSEKYEVGQEIKVADMFQAGDKVDVSGVSKGKGFQGTIKRYGQKGGAETHGSMYHRRVGSMSANTNPARVFKGKKLPGHMGVDNITVQNLDIVRVDTERNLLLVKGAVPGPKGGLLVIKDTVKSGK
- the rpsJ gene encoding 30S ribosomal protein S10, whose protein sequence is MASKQKIRIRLKAFDHQLLDQSAEKIVETAKRTGAKVSGPVPLPTEKEIITILRAPHKYKDSREQFEMRTHKRLIDILLPTPKTVDSLMRLDLPAGVDIEIKL
- the rplB gene encoding 50S ribosomal protein L2 encodes the protein MAVKKYSPTTPARRFMTVSTFEEITKKEPEKSLLEPLKKNGGRNSYGRITVRHQGGGAKQKYRVIDFKRDKDGIKSKVVAIEYDPNRTANIALLQYIDGEKRYIIAPVNLKVGDTVESGENADIRPGNALPLHNIPVGSMIHNIELKPGKGAQIVRAAGNAAQLMAKEGQYASVRLPSGEVRLFRLECKATLGQVSNIDHENISIGKAGRKRWMGIRPTVRGVVMNPVDHPHGGGEGKSPIGRPSPVTPWGKPTLGYKTRKKKNKSDKFIVKRRNQK
- the rplW gene encoding 50S ribosomal protein L23 → MRSPEDIIRKPFVTEKSNMEIASGKYTFIVDPKATKTEIKVAVEKLFNVKVLQVNTMNFEGKIKRMGVHQGPRPDWKKAIVKIDLDPKPVAYKEKGGKEVATNKKYKTSIEEFGVAQ
- the rplV gene encoding 50S ribosomal protein L22 → MGKDEGRAILKYARISSRKVKIVLDLIKGKGIDEAYGIVKYTPKAASELLYKLLKSAESNATNNNGLNRDELYVAEANATQGPTLKRIMPRAQGRANRIRKRTSHITLVLKEKK
- the rpsC gene encoding 30S ribosomal protein S3, whose translation is MGQKVNPHGLRIGIIKDWDTKWYANDKNFSELLVEDVKLRKYIKKKLYISGISRIEIERAANKIKININTAKPGLVIGKGGTGIEELRKELEKMSQKSVLINITEIKMPEVEAQLVAENIASQLEKRISFRRAMKQAMSRAMKLGAKGIKTAVAGRLGGAEIARTEHYHEGTIPLQTLRADIDYGFAEADTTYGKLGVKVWIYKGEVLPAVKKAKKAEGGEA
- the rplD gene encoding 50S ribosomal protein L4, producing the protein MPKVDLYNVKGEVVGNVSLSDTVFGVEVNKEAMHAAVVNQLANLRQGTQSTKTKSEVRGGGRKPWRQKGTGRGRQGSIRSAQWIKGGIVLGPKPRSYRYTLPKKVKRIALKSALTSKVAGQDIFVLDNFGFDKIKTKQMVEVLKNLKVDSSVLVVISGKDDNVEKSARNIPGVKTALVNTINVFDILKHDKFLITKDAVSKVEEVYA